A genomic window from Periweissella cryptocerci includes:
- a CDS encoding PolC-type DNA polymerase III, giving the protein MSLDKRELFKKLLEQIRLADRPEAKFFDGATVEEVVVHEISKQWQFKLHFANVLPFEVFSTFVNQLENAFSAIATVRCDIQTDATVIDANLARDYWTYVVQNAGLNGLTQLIANSLPAVNGDTLTITVQNRISEEHFLQSGIEPIQHAYQQVGFPLMKVAVDVDEAANQEAIARVREEQAQKARKIAEQAQAKLKEINDQKPASGPFALGRRIASDAEITRMIDVDQEERAVIFEGYIFDKEVRVLRSERQLLTLKVTDYSSSYITKKFSRDDSDEEFFEAIQPGMWVKMRGSVQEDTFQHDLVMNIYDIQVVEHTSRQDTAPEGEKRVELHMHSNMSTMDATNEIGDLVKQAGKWRHPAVAVTDTTGVQAFPGAFAAAEKAGVKMLYGVEANLVNDGEEIGINPKHVPLHDNESEYVVFDVETTGLSAIYDKVIELSAVKMVKGNVVAEFEEFIDPGFPLSEITTNLTSITTDMVRGSKSEEEVFKMFREFYGDAILVGHNVTFDLGFMNTGYERHDMPTITNPVIDTMTLARWLYPELKSYRLNTLAKKFGVLLEHHHRAIFDAETTGNLNMIFLKAAKERYDVEYHDQLNEHMMDGDSWKHARPNHMVLMAQTQDGLKNLFKVISAANINYYYKTPRIPRSVLNEYREGILVGTGDNTGDVFEAIMQKGKPLAKERAKFYDYIEIQPKAAYAPLIENQMIADEAKLEEILRNLIEIGHELDIPVVATGDVHYLNAEDAIYRKVLVKSQGGANPLNRTTLPDLHFRTTDEMLDQFSFLGPELAHEVVIDKPNEIADSIDVIHPLKDKLYTPNMDGAEQEVERRTYDTAEGLYGSPLPEVVQKRIEKELKSIIGNGFSVIYLISQRMVAKSNKDGYLVGSRGSVGSSVVATFIGITEVNPLPPHYRCPDCQYSEFFTKGEYESGYDLPDKACPNCGTLLVGDGHNIPFETFLGFKGNKVPDIDLNFSGDYQPIAHNYTKVLFGENNVFRAGTIGTVADKTAFGYVKAYERETETEIRSAEVERLAKGATGVKRTTGQHPAGILIVPDYMDIYDFTPIQYPADDVTATWKTTHFDFHSIHDNILKMDILGHDDPTMIRTLQDMSGIDPKTIPMDDPGVMSLFSGTDALGVTQESIYSKTGTLGVPEFGTRFVRGMLEQTHPKNYSELLQISGLSHGTDVWLGNADELIKDGTATIANVIGTRDKIMTDLINYGLEAESAFQIMEKVRKGKGISDEYQKEMRDVGVPEWYIESCLKIKYMFPRAHAAAYVLMALRIAYFKVYFPMLYYCAYFSVRADSFDVVAMSHGKDAVKASINDINKQGNDASNKDKDLVTVLELANEALERGITFGMVDIEKSEAMTWLIEDNKLIAPFNALAGLGDNVAKQIVAARADQEFISKEDLKKRGKVSNTLIEFMDQQHVLDHLPDENQLSLFDF; this is encoded by the coding sequence GTGAGCTTAGACAAACGAGAATTATTTAAAAAATTACTTGAACAGATTCGTTTAGCTGACCGACCTGAAGCGAAGTTTTTTGATGGTGCGACGGTTGAAGAAGTTGTCGTGCATGAAATTTCCAAGCAATGGCAGTTTAAGTTACACTTCGCAAATGTCTTACCATTTGAAGTTTTTTCGACATTTGTTAATCAGTTGGAAAATGCTTTTAGTGCGATTGCGACGGTGCGGTGTGATATTCAAACGGATGCCACGGTCATTGATGCGAACTTAGCGCGTGATTACTGGACGTATGTTGTGCAAAATGCCGGTTTGAATGGCTTGACGCAGCTAATTGCGAATTCATTGCCAGCGGTTAACGGGGATACACTCACAATTACGGTGCAAAATCGGATTTCGGAAGAACATTTTTTGCAGAGTGGAATTGAACCAATTCAACATGCTTACCAACAAGTCGGCTTTCCCTTAATGAAGGTGGCGGTGGACGTTGATGAAGCCGCTAACCAAGAAGCAATTGCGCGGGTTCGTGAAGAACAAGCGCAAAAGGCTCGCAAGATTGCCGAACAGGCGCAAGCTAAGCTCAAAGAAATTAACGACCAAAAGCCTGCCTCGGGACCATTTGCGTTAGGACGGCGGATTGCCAGTGATGCAGAAATCACCCGGATGATTGACGTGGATCAAGAAGAACGGGCCGTAATTTTTGAAGGTTATATCTTCGACAAAGAAGTCCGCGTCTTGCGTTCAGAACGGCAATTATTAACGTTGAAAGTTACCGATTATTCAAGTTCATACATTACCAAAAAATTCTCGCGTGATGATAGTGATGAAGAATTTTTTGAAGCAATTCAACCAGGCATGTGGGTCAAAATGCGGGGCTCGGTTCAAGAAGATACGTTCCAACACGATTTGGTCATGAATATTTATGATATCCAAGTGGTTGAGCACACCAGCCGGCAAGACACCGCGCCAGAAGGTGAAAAGCGCGTTGAGTTGCATATGCACTCAAACATGTCGACGATGGATGCGACTAATGAAATCGGCGACTTAGTCAAGCAAGCTGGTAAGTGGAGACATCCCGCCGTTGCAGTTACTGATACCACTGGGGTGCAAGCTTTCCCAGGAGCATTTGCGGCCGCTGAAAAAGCTGGTGTGAAGATGTTGTATGGGGTGGAAGCTAACCTCGTTAATGACGGTGAAGAAATCGGGATTAACCCTAAACACGTGCCGTTGCATGACAACGAATCTGAATATGTCGTGTTTGACGTGGAAACTACGGGGTTGTCGGCGATTTACGATAAAGTCATTGAACTTTCCGCTGTGAAAATGGTCAAAGGGAACGTTGTCGCTGAATTTGAAGAATTCATTGATCCCGGTTTTCCGTTGTCTGAAATCACGACGAATTTGACGTCAATTACGACGGACATGGTGCGCGGTTCTAAGTCCGAAGAAGAAGTTTTCAAAATGTTCCGGGAGTTTTACGGTGATGCAATTCTTGTCGGGCATAACGTAACGTTTGACTTGGGCTTCATGAACACTGGTTATGAACGCCATGATATGCCAACCATTACGAACCCTGTGATTGATACGATGACGCTTGCCCGGTGGTTGTACCCTGAATTGAAGAGTTACCGTTTGAACACGTTGGCCAAGAAGTTTGGTGTGTTACTTGAACACCACCACCGGGCCATCTTTGATGCGGAAACGACGGGGAACTTGAACATGATTTTCCTGAAGGCAGCCAAAGAACGTTACGATGTTGAGTACCACGATCAATTGAATGAGCACATGATGGACGGGGATTCATGGAAACATGCGCGCCCAAATCACATGGTGTTAATGGCGCAAACGCAAGACGGGTTGAAGAACTTGTTCAAGGTGATTTCCGCTGCCAATATCAATTATTATTATAAAACACCCCGAATTCCGCGTTCCGTGTTAAACGAGTACCGCGAAGGTATCCTTGTTGGAACGGGTGATAACACTGGGGATGTCTTTGAAGCAATTATGCAAAAAGGGAAACCTTTAGCCAAGGAACGAGCGAAATTCTACGATTATATCGAAATTCAACCCAAGGCCGCCTATGCGCCATTGATTGAAAACCAAATGATTGCCGATGAAGCTAAGCTGGAAGAAATTTTGCGTAATTTGATTGAAATTGGGCATGAATTAGATATTCCGGTTGTGGCAACTGGGGATGTGCACTATTTGAATGCTGAGGATGCGATTTATCGGAAAGTCCTCGTGAAGTCGCAAGGTGGGGCCAACCCATTGAACCGGACGACTTTGCCAGACTTGCATTTCCGGACAACCGACGAAATGTTGGATCAATTTAGCTTCTTAGGGCCAGAATTGGCGCATGAAGTGGTGATTGATAAACCAAATGAAATTGCTGATTCAATCGACGTGATTCATCCATTGAAGGACAAATTATATACGCCAAATATGGATGGTGCCGAACAAGAAGTTGAACGGCGGACTTACGACACGGCGGAAGGACTCTACGGGAGTCCATTGCCTGAAGTGGTACAAAAGCGGATTGAAAAAGAACTCAAGTCAATCATCGGTAATGGGTTCTCAGTTATCTACTTGATTTCCCAACGGATGGTTGCGAAGTCCAATAAAGATGGATATTTGGTTGGTTCCCGTGGATCAGTTGGGTCATCTGTCGTGGCGACCTTTATCGGTATTACCGAAGTTAATCCATTGCCACCACATTATCGCTGTCCAGATTGTCAATACAGTGAATTCTTTACAAAGGGTGAATATGAATCTGGTTATGATTTACCTGATAAGGCGTGCCCAAATTGTGGTACGTTGCTTGTTGGTGACGGTCACAACATTCCCTTTGAAACTTTCTTGGGCTTCAAGGGTAACAAGGTTCCCGATATTGATTTGAATTTCTCGGGTGACTATCAACCAATCGCCCACAACTACACGAAAGTGCTGTTTGGTGAAAATAACGTTTTCCGGGCAGGAACGATTGGTACGGTCGCTGATAAAACAGCCTTTGGGTATGTCAAAGCGTATGAACGCGAAACGGAAACGGAAATTCGTTCCGCCGAAGTTGAACGTCTGGCCAAAGGGGCGACTGGGGTTAAACGAACTACTGGGCAACACCCGGCCGGGATTTTGATTGTGCCAGATTACATGGACATTTATGACTTCACGCCAATTCAGTATCCGGCCGATGATGTCACAGCGACATGGAAAACCACGCACTTTGATTTCCACTCAATCCACGATAATATTCTGAAAATGGATATCCTGGGGCACGATGATCCAACGATGATTCGGACCTTGCAAGATATGTCAGGGATTGATCCGAAGACGATTCCGATGGATGATCCAGGTGTGATGAGTCTTTTCTCTGGGACAGATGCCTTAGGAGTAACGCAAGAATCTATCTATTCAAAAACAGGAACCTTGGGTGTGCCGGAATTTGGGACACGTTTTGTACGGGGGATGTTAGAACAAACGCACCCCAAGAACTACTCCGAATTACTCCAAATTTCTGGTTTATCTCACGGGACTGATGTGTGGTTAGGCAATGCCGATGAATTAATTAAAGACGGTACTGCCACCATCGCCAATGTTATTGGTACCCGTGACAAAATCATGACCGACTTGATTAACTATGGTTTGGAAGCTGAATCGGCTTTCCAAATCATGGAAAAAGTTCGTAAGGGTAAAGGGATTTCCGATGAATACCAAAAGGAAATGCGCGATGTTGGCGTCCCAGAATGGTATATTGAATCATGTTTGAAGATTAAGTATATGTTCCCTCGGGCGCACGCGGCTGCCTATGTCTTGATGGCGTTGCGGATTGCTTACTTCAAAGTTTATTTCCCAATGTTGTATTATTGTGCATACTTCTCCGTGCGGGCTGATAGCTTCGACGTGGTCGCGATGTCACATGGTAAAGATGCCGTGAAAGCCTCAATTAACGACATTAATAAACAGGGGAATGACGCTTCAAACAAGGACAAGGATCTTGTGACGGTGCTCGAATTGGCCAATGAAGCGCTTGAACGTGGGATTACTTTTGGCATGGTTGACATTGAAAAGTCCGAAGCAATGACTTGGTTAATTGAAGACAATAAATTAATCGCGCCATTCAATGCGTTAGCCGGCTTAGGTGATAACGTCGCCAAGCAAATCGTGGCCGCTCGTGCCGACCAAGAATTTATTTCAAAAGAAGATTTGAAAAAACGTGGTAAGGTGTCGAACACACTGATCGAATTCATGGATCAACAACATGTGCTCGATCACTTACCTGATGAAAATCAATTATCATTGTTTGATTTTTAA
- a CDS encoding acetate/propionate family kinase yields MAKTMAVNAGSSSLKFQLLEMPAETVIAKGVIERIGLGDSIFTIKYGDGEKYEVVEDIDNHEQGIEKLLQALLDLEIVANFDEITGVGHRVVAGGEWFNHSVVVTEEVLEKIDRLAAYAPLHNPANAMGIRVFQKLLPNAISVAVFDTAFHQTMPNVNYLYSLPYQYYTRYGARKYGAHGTSHRYVANRAADLLGKPLVDLKLITLHLGAGASITAIKDGKSFDTSMGFTPLAGITMATRSGDVDPSLIYYIQEHENLSNDEMLAILNGKSGLLGVSTLSADMRDLLDVQETNEHAKLAIDIFVNRVVKYIGQYVAEMGGVDALVFTAGIGENSVPLRKMILDKLGYFGIKLNEENNNKRGNEIEISTADSTVKAFMIPTNEELMIARDVEAAKNENN; encoded by the coding sequence ATGGCAAAAACAATGGCAGTTAACGCAGGATCATCATCATTGAAGTTTCAACTTCTTGAAATGCCTGCAGAAACAGTAATCGCAAAGGGTGTTATCGAACGAATCGGTTTAGGTGATTCAATCTTTACCATTAAGTACGGCGATGGAGAAAAGTACGAAGTCGTTGAAGATATCGATAACCATGAACAAGGGATTGAAAAGTTGTTGCAAGCTTTACTTGACCTTGAAATCGTCGCAAACTTCGATGAAATCACAGGTGTTGGTCACCGGGTTGTTGCTGGTGGGGAATGGTTTAACCATTCAGTTGTCGTAACTGAAGAAGTCTTGGAAAAGATTGACCGTTTGGCAGCTTATGCACCATTACACAACCCAGCTAACGCAATGGGAATTCGTGTTTTCCAAAAGTTGTTACCTAATGCGATTTCTGTTGCCGTTTTTGATACAGCATTCCACCAAACAATGCCTAACGTTAACTATCTTTACAGCTTGCCATACCAATACTACACACGTTATGGTGCCCGTAAATATGGTGCCCACGGTACATCACACCGTTATGTAGCTAACCGTGCTGCTGACTTGCTTGGCAAGCCATTAGTTGACTTGAAGTTGATCACTTTGCACTTGGGTGCTGGTGCATCAATTACCGCCATTAAGGATGGTAAGTCATTCGATACTTCAATGGGCTTCACACCATTGGCTGGGATTACGATGGCAACTCGTTCAGGAGATGTTGATCCTTCATTGATTTACTACATTCAAGAACATGAAAACCTTTCAAATGATGAAATGTTGGCAATCTTGAACGGTAAGTCTGGTTTACTTGGAGTCTCAACACTTTCAGCAGATATGCGTGACTTGCTTGATGTGCAAGAAACTAACGAACACGCCAAGTTAGCAATTGATATCTTTGTTAACCGTGTTGTGAAGTACATCGGTCAATACGTGGCTGAAATGGGCGGTGTGGATGCACTGGTATTCACAGCTGGTATCGGTGAAAACTCAGTACCATTGCGTAAGATGATTCTCGATAAGCTTGGTTACTTTGGTATCAAACTTAACGAAGAAAACAATAACAAGCGCGGTAATGAAATTGAAATTTCAACTGCTGATTCAACAGTTAAAGCATTCATGATTCCTACAAATGAAGAATTGATGATTGCGCGTGACGTTGAAGCAGCCAAAAACGAAAATAACTAA
- a CDS encoding class I SAM-dependent methyltransferase: protein MEAGILTQAQTESLYQVLDQATLVLAEELETTYLDALIEISEDLFAKQIQVEAGRPSERVQARLEQLFGGINVDTMDGETIRQAIQLALLRAMKTDKIQANHQLTPDTIGFLVAYLLESLTSKVSELTILDPVVGTGNLLATVLHRLNARPELDVKAVGVDVDDTMLAMAGVSFDLQHTDVALIEADATSTALPKADAVIADLPLMHDNRSETVDNELIYHSLQALNECGYGIYIVPSSLLDTAEAVKLIKELTTTAYLQGFLKLPTELFKDVRAQKALLIVQRHGGSAKQADQVLLGTFPSFKDVQAFQAFLGNINAWVSQLG, encoded by the coding sequence ATGGAGGCTGGTATTCTGACACAAGCACAGACTGAATCACTTTACCAAGTGCTCGACCAAGCCACCTTGGTTTTAGCCGAAGAGTTGGAAACGACTTATCTCGATGCATTAATTGAAATTAGCGAGGATTTGTTTGCAAAACAAATCCAAGTCGAAGCCGGACGTCCAAGTGAACGCGTTCAAGCGCGGCTTGAACAATTATTTGGTGGGATTAATGTCGACACAATGGATGGCGAAACAATTCGTCAAGCAATTCAATTGGCTTTATTAAGAGCCATGAAAACGGATAAAATTCAAGCAAATCACCAATTAACACCTGATACAATCGGTTTTTTGGTTGCGTATTTACTTGAAAGTTTAACGAGTAAGGTAAGTGAATTGACAATCCTAGACCCAGTTGTGGGTACCGGGAATCTATTGGCGACAGTTCTACATCGCTTAAACGCGCGCCCAGAATTGGACGTGAAGGCAGTTGGGGTCGATGTTGATGACACAATGCTCGCAATGGCCGGCGTTAGTTTCGATTTACAACATACAGATGTGGCGTTAATCGAAGCGGATGCAACGAGTACTGCATTACCAAAGGCAGACGCAGTAATTGCCGATTTACCACTAATGCATGACAATCGCAGCGAAACGGTCGATAACGAGTTGATTTACCACAGTCTTCAAGCTTTAAACGAATGCGGTTATGGAATCTATATCGTGCCAAGCAGTTTGCTGGATACGGCTGAGGCAGTTAAGCTGATTAAGGAATTAACCACTACTGCATATTTACAAGGATTCTTGAAATTACCAACGGAGTTGTTTAAAGATGTGCGGGCACAAAAAGCATTGCTAATCGTGCAACGACACGGTGGCAGTGCCAAGCAAGCGGATCAAGTACTATTGGGAACTTTCCCATCCTTCAAGGACGTGCAGGCTTTCCAAGCTTTCTTGGGTAATATTAATGCATGGGTTAGTCAATTAGGATAG
- a CDS encoding prepilin-type N-terminal cleavage/methylation domain-containing protein, which translates to MQLKKKPAFTLIEVFIALLIFGCVVSALYFGTSFMREKTLVNRPSNYTWQQFLHTIETTEYPFYWVKTLNAETELRVWRVSKDSGDGDAKVKEYILKNTKNSHTLHLTGSNGGFMPLVYGVETIKFKPVGRRIKVIIKFESGDIREANLGITQKKVPND; encoded by the coding sequence ATGCAATTGAAGAAAAAGCCAGCATTCACACTGATTGAGGTGTTTATTGCGTTATTGATATTTGGTTGTGTGGTTAGTGCTTTGTATTTTGGCACGAGCTTTATGCGCGAGAAAACATTGGTGAATCGGCCAAGTAATTACACATGGCAACAATTTTTGCATACGATAGAAACCACCGAGTACCCATTTTATTGGGTGAAAACACTCAATGCCGAGACAGAATTAAGAGTTTGGCGTGTGAGTAAAGACAGTGGTGACGGTGATGCTAAAGTTAAAGAATATATACTTAAAAACACAAAAAATAGCCATACGTTACATTTAACCGGCAGCAACGGTGGCTTTATGCCGTTAGTTTATGGGGTTGAGACAATTAAATTTAAACCAGTTGGGCGCCGGATTAAAGTAATCATCAAATTTGAATCAGGAGACATTCGTGAAGCTAATCTTGGAATTACGCAAAAAAAGGTCCCTAACGACTAA
- a CDS encoding type II secretion system protein encodes MKKMLSKKAESAFTLLESLIVLGVVATCLIIGYLKVNYDNEQSELRFWQELDVTWRQAQTSVRDTKIVFDFRFTNNYVDIYRETKKVKRLNYPNTLKFSGVMVHVPVSAEGHINPTTVSLFRANGSYYSIKWGFGWGVYRIEPEPKGLYRG; translated from the coding sequence ATGAAAAAAATGTTGTCGAAAAAAGCTGAGTCTGCATTCACATTACTTGAAAGCCTGATTGTGCTAGGGGTGGTGGCAACATGCCTTATTATCGGTTATTTAAAAGTTAACTATGACAATGAGCAAAGCGAACTCCGTTTTTGGCAAGAACTTGATGTCACTTGGCGACAAGCGCAAACTAGTGTCCGCGATACAAAGATAGTCTTTGATTTTAGGTTTACCAATAACTATGTCGATATTTATCGCGAGACAAAAAAAGTGAAACGGCTGAATTACCCTAATACGTTAAAGTTTTCAGGTGTAATGGTACACGTTCCGGTTTCAGCAGAGGGGCACATTAATCCGACAACTGTTTCATTGTTTCGTGCAAATGGTAGTTACTACAGTATCAAATGGGGATTTGGATGGGGGGTGTATCGAATTGAGCCAGAACCAAAAGGCCTATATCGTGGCTGA
- a CDS encoding competence type IV pilus major pilin ComGC: MITIEMAIVMLIVGLLMLIVLPNLSNAREDANTRQAGAMVSVVQTQVDLFVDHETAQGNTMPTVTYKMLEDKGYLTKTQVKRAAEVGIKINEKNVVEKS; encoded by the coding sequence GTGATTACCATTGAAATGGCGATTGTCATGTTGATTGTGGGATTACTGATGTTGATTGTTTTACCAAATTTATCTAATGCGCGTGAGGATGCTAATACCCGACAAGCGGGTGCGATGGTATCAGTCGTGCAAACGCAAGTCGATTTATTTGTTGATCATGAAACGGCGCAGGGAAACACCATGCCAACAGTGACTTATAAAATGCTGGAAGATAAAGGCTACTTAACTAAGACACAAGTTAAACGGGCGGCCGAAGTGGGGATCAAAATTAATGAAAAAAATGTTGTCGAAAAAAGCTGA
- a CDS encoding lysozyme: protein MNENMKLSAKGRALIKAWEGCRLNAYRDSVGVPTIGYGHTAGVKMGTTITQAQADKLLDDDLRVHVIGLYKLNRQLTQNQFDALASFHFNIGPYVLDNDSVLRTAINANNTSEVVRIMKKYNKAGGQFLQGLANRRAGETALYATGIQTANTVLSAPAKFTALLVDGVKGLATDKALQMWLNVTVDGLVGRGTVTALQKKIGVVVDGVWGIATTRALQVFLNKNGANLIVDGSLGALTIKALQTYLNKVLK, encoded by the coding sequence ATGAATGAAAATATGAAATTATCAGCAAAAGGGCGCGCTCTTATTAAGGCGTGGGAAGGTTGCCGATTGAATGCTTATCGCGATTCAGTCGGAGTGCCAACGATTGGATATGGACATACAGCAGGCGTTAAAATGGGGACGACTATCACGCAGGCACAAGCAGATAAGTTGCTCGATGATGATTTACGAGTGCACGTAATTGGCTTGTATAAACTTAACCGTCAACTTACTCAAAATCAGTTCGATGCGTTGGCTAGTTTTCACTTTAATATTGGGCCTTATGTTTTGGATAACGATTCAGTTTTGCGCACGGCCATCAATGCAAATAACACTTCTGAAGTTGTCCGAATTATGAAGAAATATAACAAGGCTGGTGGCCAATTCTTGCAAGGCTTGGCTAATCGTCGGGCTGGTGAAACTGCACTCTATGCAACTGGAATCCAAACGGCTAATACCGTACTATCGGCGCCTGCAAAATTTACGGCATTGTTAGTTGATGGTGTTAAAGGCTTGGCAACTGATAAGGCGCTTCAAATGTGGCTTAACGTTACAGTTGACGGCTTGGTTGGTCGCGGTACCGTTACCGCATTGCAAAAGAAAATCGGCGTTGTTGTTGATGGCGTTTGGGGTATCGCGACAACTCGCGCGCTTCAAGTGTTCTTGAATAAAAACGGAGCAAACCTTATCGTTGATGGCTCGCTTGGTGCATTAACGATTAAGGCGCTTCAAACCTATTTAAACAAGGTTTTAAAATAG
- a CDS encoding leucine-rich repeat protein has product MTIEEKLMQINSVKTDIKNALIEKNMDMDSVAFDGYADKVRDIPAAETPQPLPMVDHGFGLITLNDEDRTQIEVLTAEDFNVLCASSSTKAVPTSPITINNVVLWLSEILTFQFGADFNLTTINSYFLGGATTLNKISAIPNCVTYIASNFLYSCYWFNGSIVLPNKLDHIETGFLNNCYSFNQQLNIPASMTTGLGGSFMKNCVSFNKPIILPSSVTVIPSEFLMGCYNFNQELNLPPKLTVINMNFMQNCYAFSRTIKVPDTATAITASFMSNCHNFTSLDIGAVNPAKFTVSDNTLSTTVVGKMNYVGVTVIGDNSAAFVARFPAKTTSPYRNVIAG; this is encoded by the coding sequence ATGACAATTGAAGAAAAACTCATGCAAATTAATTCCGTAAAAACGGATATAAAAAATGCGTTGATTGAAAAAAATATGGATATGGATAGTGTTGCGTTTGATGGATATGCGGACAAGGTGCGTGATATTCCGGCTGCAGAGACACCGCAACCGTTGCCAATGGTAGATCATGGTTTTGGATTAATCACATTAAACGATGAAGATAGGACGCAAATTGAAGTGCTTACTGCAGAGGATTTCAACGTGTTGTGTGCAAGCAGTAGTACTAAAGCGGTTCCGACAAGTCCAATAACGATTAATAATGTCGTGCTATGGCTCTCCGAAATCTTAACATTTCAATTCGGAGCCGATTTTAATTTGACTACTATTAACTCATATTTTTTAGGCGGGGCTACTACATTAAACAAAATAAGCGCTATTCCAAATTGCGTAACGTATATCGCAAGTAATTTTCTATACAGTTGTTACTGGTTCAACGGATCAATCGTATTGCCAAATAAACTAGATCATATCGAAACTGGTTTTTTAAATAATTGTTATTCGTTTAATCAACAATTGAACATTCCAGCTTCGATGACTACAGGACTTGGCGGTAGCTTCATGAAGAATTGCGTTTCTTTTAATAAACCGATTATTTTGCCAAGTTCAGTAACAGTGATCCCCAGTGAGTTTCTCATGGGATGTTATAACTTTAATCAGGAATTGAATCTGCCGCCCAAACTAACAGTGATTAACATGAATTTCATGCAAAACTGCTATGCTTTTAGCCGGACAATTAAAGTTCCTGACACAGCGACAGCTATTACAGCTAGTTTCATGAGTAATTGTCACAATTTCACTTCTTTGGATATTGGTGCAGTAAATCCCGCAAAATTTACAGTAAGCGATAATACATTATCAACAACGGTTGTTGGCAAAATGAATTATGTTGGCGTTACTGTTATTGGCGATAACAGTGCTGCGTTTGTAGCAAGATTTCCTGCCAAAACAACATCACCATATCGTAATGTGATTGCTGGCTAG
- a CDS encoding BppU family phage baseplate upper protein, with protein MTQTLTIDLDKRNVTSDRVLVRQDETGNKVAVNIVEGGKAYSLEGKTVSFKGNDANGQLQLGTAVVSDDGTQAIYTFTAENVAVIGTYGLAYFYIVDADGETITSGTFKLKVLPQSELNPTQATFYVSKLDELITAFETAIANGAQVPQAPTIDLTETLAGYAPISYVNEAVAGLVDAEYMNIAIDSAIDLAVDSVNESVDEKLTAKADSEDVFTKDEIYVLLENTADNLSEDFLEMTGNIETALAAILEA; from the coding sequence ATGACACAAACGTTAACGATTGATTTGGATAAGCGAAATGTAACTAGTGATCGTGTTTTAGTTCGGCAAGATGAAACCGGCAATAAAGTCGCGGTAAACATTGTTGAGGGCGGTAAGGCATATTCGCTAGAGGGCAAAACAGTATCGTTTAAAGGTAACGATGCAAATGGTCAGTTGCAACTTGGCACAGCTGTTGTTTCAGATGATGGAACGCAAGCTATTTACACGTTTACCGCTGAAAATGTGGCTGTAATTGGAACTTATGGATTGGCATATTTCTATATTGTCGATGCAGATGGTGAAACAATTACGTCAGGGACGTTCAAGTTAAAAGTGCTTCCACAAAGCGAGTTAAATCCAACTCAAGCAACGTTCTATGTTTCGAAGCTTGATGAATTAATAACCGCGTTTGAAACGGCAATTGCAAACGGTGCACAAGTTCCACAAGCCCCAACTATTGATTTAACCGAAACTCTTGCTGGCTATGCACCAATTTCATATGTTAACGAGGCTGTCGCTGGGTTAGTAGACGCTGAATACATGAATATTGCGATTGATTCAGCGATTGATTTAGCAGTAGATTCTGTTAACGAAAGCGTAGATGAAAAGCTTACCGCAAAAGCTGATTCGGAAGATGTATTTACGAAAGATGAAATATATGTCTTGCTCGAAAATACAGCGGATAATCTTTCGGAAGATTTTCTTGAAATGACAGGCAACATCGAAACTGCTTTAGCTGCGATTTTGGAGGCGTGA
- a CDS encoding DUF6711 family protein — protein sequence MADRYLQINGVNVATPTEMKVTLNDIDAKSGRTASGKMKRDRITTKRKLEIKWGNLSESQMSAIMTASSGQYFNVTYLDPAIAGMATRSFYAGDMGGDIFSFVDKFNNVRWSGLSINYIEM from the coding sequence ATGGCCGACAGATATTTACAAATAAATGGTGTAAACGTCGCGACACCAACTGAGATGAAAGTTACGTTAAACGATATTGATGCGAAGTCTGGTCGTACGGCTAGCGGAAAGATGAAACGTGATCGTATTACTACGAAACGAAAGCTTGAAATTAAATGGGGTAATTTGAGCGAAAGCCAAATGTCAGCAATTATGACCGCGAGTTCAGGACAGTATTTCAATGTGACCTATTTAGATCCGGCGATAGCTGGAATGGCCACACGTTCATTTTATGCCGGTGATATGGGCGGAGATATTTTCTCATTTGTTGATAAGTTTAATAATGTGCGTTGGTCTGGGCTTTCAATCAACTACATTGAAATGTAG